The Lates calcarifer isolate ASB-BC8 linkage group LG6, TLL_Latcal_v3, whole genome shotgun sequence genome includes a region encoding these proteins:
- the rerea gene encoding arginine-glutamic acid dipeptide repeats protein isoform X2, whose protein sequence is MTADKEKEREKERDRDRDRDRDKREAGKSRRQDGDRGDRESESSRPRRSCTLEGGAKNYAESEHSEDEDNDNGSTGGGSGTAEEAGKKGKKKTPKKKSRYERTENGEITSFITEDDVVYRPGDCVYIESRRPNTPYFICSIQDFKLSKRDHLLMNVKWYYRQSEVPDSVYQHLVQDRNNENDSGRELVITDPVVRSRELFISDYVDTYHAAALRGKCNISHFSDIFAAREFKARIDSFFYILGYNPETRRLNSTQGEIRVGPSHQAKLPELQPFPSPGGQAVTENEELVWMPGVNDCDLLMYLRAARSMAAFAGMCDGGSTEDGCLAASRDDTTLNALNTLHESSYDAGKALQRLVKKPVPKLIEKCWSEDEVKRFIKGLRQFGKNFFRIRKELLPNKETGELITFYYYWKKTPEAASCRAHRRHRRQPVFRRIKTRTASTPVNTPSRPPSSEFLDLSSASEDDFDSEDSEQELKGYACRHCFTTTSKDWHHGGRENILLCTDCRIHFKKYGELPPIEKPVDPPPFMFKPVKEEEDGLSGKHSMRTRRNRGSMSTLRSGRKKQTASPDGRASPTNEDLRSSGRTSPSAASTDSTDSKTDSMKKPSKKIKEEAPSPMKSAKRQREKGASDTEEPERASAKKSKTQELSRPDSPSECEGEGEGEGESSDGRSINEELSSDPKDIDQDNRSSSPSIPSPRDNESDSDSSAQQQQHLQSQHPAVIQCQPGTSAASSAPPPPTTSAPSLPPQVSPTAASTSLPPQPLPQASPMSLIQSGASLHPQRLPSPHSPLTQAPPPGPSVPPQSLPSSHHGPMPPMPHPLQPGPSHLPHPHSMPPQGFPVGQSQVPPPPISGQSQQRPHTPPSQSQSSAQSGGQPPREQPLPPAPLSMPHIKPPPTTPIPQIPNPQSHKHPPHVSAPPFPQMPSNLPPPPALKPLSSLSTHHPPSAHPPPLQLMPQGQQLQPPPAQPPVLTQSQSLPPSASHQPPPAPPLPPSAVASHPNGPPQPPFSSHPFNTVLPPTGPPSSSSNSMPGLQPPSSSAPSSSISMPLPASVTCAGPGPALPPVHIKEEPLDESEEPESPPPPQRSPSPEPTVVNTPSHASQSARFYKYLDRGYNSCARTDFYFTPLASSKLAKKREEALEKAKREAEQKAREEKEREREREKEREREREREKEAERAAKAPSSSHEGRMGEPQMAGPAHMRPPFDGPPTTIAAVPPYIGPDTPALRTLSEYARPHVMSPTNRNHPFFVSLNPADPLLAYHMPSLYNADPAMRERELREREMREREIRERELRERMKPGFEVKPPEMDTLHPSTNPMEHFARHGAITLPPMAGPHPFASFHPGLNPLERERLALAGPQLRPEMSYPERLAAERLHAERMATVANDPIARLQMFNVTPHHHQHSHIHSHLHLHQQDPLHQGGGECLVCPPGSGAHPLAVDPLAAGPHLARFPYPPGAIPNPLLGQPPHEHEMLRHPVFGTPYPRDLPGGLPPPMSAAHQLQAMHAQSAELQRLAMEQQWLHGHHHMHGGPLPGQEDYYSRLKKESDKQL, encoded by the exons AGTAAACGGGACCATCTGCTGATGAATGTGAAATGGTACTACCGCCAGTCAGAGGTGCCCGACTCTGTCTACCAGCACCTGGTGCAGGATCGCAACAATGAGAACG ACTCTGGCCGGGAGCTGGTTATCACAGACCCTGTGGTCCGGAGTCGAGAACTCTTCATCTCTGACTATGTGGACACTTATCATGCTGCTGCTCTCAG GGGGAAATGCAACATTTCCCATTTCTCCGACATTTTTGCTGCCAGGGAGTTCAAAGCCCGCATCGACTCCTTTTTCTATATCCTCGGATATAACCCAGAGACCAG gCGACTAAACAGCACACAAGGGGAAATCCGAGTGGGACCGAGTCACCAA GCCAAGCTTCCAGAGCTACAGCCTTTCCCCTCTCCTGGTGGCCAGGCCGTGACCGAAAATGAAGAGCTGGTCTGGATGCCAGGGGTCAATGACTGTGACCTTCTTATGTACCTCAGAGCCGCAAG GAGCATGGCTGCCTTTGCAGGGATGTGTGACGGAGGCTCAACAGAAGATGGGTGTCTAGCAGCCTCTCGAGACGACACTACATTAAACGCACTTAACACT cttcaTGAGAGCAGCTATGATGCAGGCAAGGCTCTCCAGCGCCTGGTTAAGAAGCCAGTACCCAAACTGATAGAGAAGTGCTGGTCTGAGGATGAAGTG AAGCGCTTCATTAAAGGGTTGAGACAGTTCGGCAAAAACTTCTTCAGGATCCGCAAAGAGCTGCTGCCCAACAAAGAAACG GGAGAGCTAATTACCTTCTACTACTATTGGAAGAAGACCCCCGAGGCGGCCAGTTGTCGAGCCCACCGCAGACACCGCCGTCAGCCCGTCTTCCGCCGCATCAAGACACGAACGGCTTCAACTCCTGTCAACACTCCCTCACGCCCCCCCTCCAGCGAGTTTT tggacCTCAGCTCAGCCAGCGAAGATGACTTTGACAGTGAAGACAGCGAACAGGAGCTGAAGGGCTACGCCTGCCGCCACTGTTTCACTACCA CCTCCAAGGACTGGCACCACGGGGGCCGGGAGAACATCTTGCTGTGCACAGACTGCCGCATTCACTTCAAGAAGTACGGTGAGCTGCCCCCCATCGAGAAGCCTGTGGACCCGCCACCATTTATGTTCAAACCtgtcaaagaggaagaggatggacTCAGCGGGAAGCATAGCATGAGGACCCGACGGAACCGAGGCTCG ATGTCAACGCTACGTAGTGGTCGCAAGAAGCAGACAGCCAGTCCTGATGGCCGAGCCTCGCCTACCAACGAGGATTTGCGCTCCAGCGGACGTACCTCACCCAGCGCGGCAAGTACTGATAGCACTGACAGCAAGACAGACTCCATGAAGAAGCCAAGCAAG AAGATCAAAGAAGAGGCTCCTTCACCTATGAAGAGTGCCAAACGGCAACGAGAGAAGGGAGCTTCAGACACAGAGGAGCCAGAGAGGGCCAGTGCCAAAAAGTCCAAGACACAA GAGCTGAGTCGGCCAGACTCGCCCTCAGAGTGCGAGGGGGAAGGGGAGGGCGAGGGCGAGAGCTCTGATGGGCGCAGCATCAATGAGGAGCTCAGCAGCGATCCTAAAGACATTGACCAGGATAACCGGAGCTCCTCCCCGAGCATCCCCAGCCCCCGTGACAATGAGAGCGACTCAGACTCCtctgcccagcagcagcagcacctgcagAGCCAGCATCCTGCAGTCATCCAGTGTCAGCCAGGCACCTCAGCGGCCTCCTCGGCACCTCCTCCGCCTACGACCTCAGCCCCTTCACTGCCCCCGCAGGTCTCCCCCACAGCGGCTTCCACGTCTCTACCTCCCCAGCCTCTGCCCCAGGCTAGCCCGATGTCTCTTATCCAGTCAGGAGCGTCCCTCCACCCTCAAAGGCTTCCCTCTCCACATTCACCTCTGACTCAGGCTCCGCCTCCTGGCCCTTCAGTCCCACCTCAGTCATTACCCAGCTCGCATCATGGGCCTATGCCTCCCATGCCACATCCACTGCAGCCTGGCCCTTCACACTTGCCTCACCCTCACTCCATGCCCCCTCAGGGCTTCCCTGTGGGTCAGTCTCAGGTCCCTCCCCCACCAATCTCTGGCCAATCACAGCAGAGGCCTCACACACCTCCATCCCAGTCCCAGTCATCTGCTCAGAGTGGAGGCCAGCCTCCCAGAGAGCAGCCCCTGCCGCCTGCCCCATTGTCCATGCCTCATATCAAGCCCCCGCCAACCACACCCATCCCTCAGATACCCAACCCGCAGTCCCACAAACACCCACCCCACGTATCTGCGCCTCCATTTCCTCAGATGCCTTCAAAtctgcctccacctcctgcCCTCAAGCCCCTCAGCTCTTTATCCACCCACCACCCTCCATCGGCACACCCGCCTCCCCTTCAGCTCATGCCTCAGGGGCAGCAGCTTCAGCCTCCCCCAGCCCAGCCTCCAGTTCTCACCCAGTCCCAGAGCCTCCCGCCATCAGCCAGCCACCAGCCTCCTCCAGCCCCTCCACTGCCGCCCTCCGCAGTGGCCTCACACCCCAACGGGCCACCACAGCCGCCATTCTCGTCCCATCCTTTCAATACAGTTCTACCTCCGACCGGCCCTCCCTCATCGTCATCAAACTCTATGCCTGGCTTACAGcctccatcttcctctgctCCATCCTCTTCCATCTCCATGCCGCTCCCCGCCTCAGTCACTTGTGCCGGCCCGGGCCCTGCACTTCCGCCAGTACACATCAAAGAGGAGCCTTTGGACGAGTCAGAAGAGCCGGagagccccccacccccacagaGAAGCCCCTCCCCAGAGCCTACTGTCGTCAATACACCCAGCCATGCCAGCCAGTCAGCACG GTTCTACAAGTACCTGGACCGAGGTTACAACTCGTGCGCTAGGACAGATTTCTACTTCACTCCCCTGGCTTCATCCAAACTGGCCAAGAAACGAGAGGAAGCTCTGGAGAAAGCCAAGAGGGAAGCAGAACAGAAAGcgagggaggagaaggagagagagagggagagggaaaaagagcGAGAAAGAGAGCGGGAACGAGAAAAGGAAGCCGAGCGAGCTGCG AAAGCACCCAGTTCCTCTCACGAAGGCAGAATGGGTGAGCCTCAGATGGCCGGCCCCGCCCACATGCGTCCACCCTTCGACGGCCCGCCCACTACGATCGCAGCTGTGCCTCCATACATTGGCCCCGACACCCCTGCCCTACGCACCCTCAGCGAGTATGCCCGACCCCACGTCATGTCCCCCACCAATCGAAACCACCCCTTCTTTGTGTCCCTCAACCCCGCAGACCCACTGCTGGCCTATCACATGCCCAGCTTGTACAACGCCGACCCGGCCATGCGGGAGCGTGAGCTGCGAGAGCGGGAGATGCGTGAGAGGGAGATTCGCGAGAGGGAGCTGAGGGAAAGGATGAAACCTGGTTTTGAGGTTAAGCCTCCGGAGATGGACACGCTTCACCCCTCTACAAACCCCATGGAGCACTTTGCCCGGCATGGGGCCATCACGTTGCCCCCCATGGCCGGCCCTCACCCTTTCGCCTCGTTCCATCCAGGCTTGAACCCATTAGAGCGTGAGCGGCTGGCCCTCGCTGGGCCCCAGCTGCGGCCAGAAATGAGCTACCCAGAGAGGTTGGCTGCAGAGAGACTCCATGCTGAGAGGATGGCCACAGTGGCCAATGACCCCATCGCCCGTCTGCAGATGTTCAATGTTACGCCGCACCACCACCAGCACTCACATATCCACTcccatctccacctccaccagcaAGATCCCCTTCACCAAG GTGGTGGTGAATGTCTTGTGTGTCCTCCAGGTTCCGGGGCCCATCCACTGGCAGTAGATCCCCTGGCAGCTGGACCTCACCTGGCCCGCTTCCCTTACCCGCCCGGCGCCATCCCCAACCCTCTCCTGGGCCAGCCGCCTCACGAACACGAGATGCTGCGCCACCCAGTCTTCG GTACTCCATACCCACGGGACCTACCAGGAGGTCTGCCACCGCCCATGTCCGCAGCTCACCAGCTGCAGGCCATGCATGCCCAGTCAGCTGAGCTCCAGAGGCTGGCCATGGAGCAGCAGTGGCTCCACGGACACCATCACATGCACGGAGGACCACTGCCTGGCCAGGAGGACTACTACAG cCGGCTGAAGAAAGAGAGTGACAAGCAGCTGTAA
- the rerea gene encoding arginine-glutamic acid dipeptide repeats protein isoform X3 — translation MTADKEKEREKERDRDRDRDRDKREAGKSRRQDGDRGDRESESSRPRRSCTLEGGAKNYAESEHSEDEDNDNGSTGGGSGTAEEAGKKGKKKTPKKKSRYERTENGEITSFITEDDVVYRPGDCVYIESRRPNTPYFICSIQDFKLSKRDHLLMNVKWYYRQSEVPDSVYQHLVQDRNNENDSGRELVITDPVVRSRELFISDYVDTYHAAALRGKCNISHFSDIFAAREFKARIDSFFYILGYNPETRRLNSTQGEIRVGPSHQAKLPELQPFPSPGGQAVTENEELVWMPGVNDCDLLMYLRAARSMAAFAGMCDGGSTEDGCLAASRDDTTLNALNTLHESSYDAGKALQRLVKKPVPKLIEKCWSEDEVKRFIKGLRQFGKNFFRIRKELLPNKETGELITFYYYWKKTPEAASCRAHRRHRRQPVFRRIKTRTASTPVNTPSRPPSSEFLDLSSASEDDFDSEDSEQELKGYACRHCFTTTSKDWHHGGRENILLCTDCRIHFKKYGELPPIEKPVDPPPFMFKPVKEEEDGLSGKHSMRTRRNRGSMSTLRSGRKKQTASPDGRASPTNEDLRSSGRTSPSAASTDSTDSKTDSMKKPSKKIKEEAPSPMKSAKRQREKGASDTEEPERASAKKSKTQELSRPDSPSECEGEGEGEGESSDGRSINEELSSDPKDIDQDNRSSSPSIPSPRDNESDSDSSAQQQQHLQSQHPAVIQCQPGTSAASSAPPPPTTSAPSLPPQVSPTAASTSLPPQPLPQASPMSLIQSGASLHPQRLPSPHSPLTQAPPPGPSVPPQSLPSSHHGPMPPMPHPLQPGPSHLPHPHSMPPQGFPVGQSQVPPPPISGQSQQRPHTPPSQSQSSAQSGGQPPREQPLPPAPLSMPHIKPPPTTPIPQIPNPQSHKHPPHVSAPPFPQMPSNLPPPPALKPLSSLSTHHPPSAHPPPLQLMPQGQQLQPPPAQPPVLTQSQSLPPSASHQPPPAPPLPPSAVASHPNGPPQPPFSSHPFNTVLPPTGPPSSSSNSMPGLQPPSSSAPSSSISMPLPASVTCAGPGPALPPVHIKEEPLDESEEPESPPPPQRSPSPEPTVVNTPSHASQSARFYKYLDRGYNSCARTDFYFTPLASSKLAKKREEALEKAKREAEQKAREEKEREREREKEREREREREKEAERAAKAPSSSHEGRMGEPQMAGPAHMRPPFDGPPTTIAAVPPYIGPDTPALRTLSEYARPHVMSPTNRNHPFFVSLNPADPLLAYHMPSLYNADPAMRERELREREMREREIRERELRERMKPGFEVKPPEMDTLHPSTNPMEHFARHGAITLPPMAGPHPFASFHPGLNPLERERLALAGPQLRPEMSYPERLAAERLHAERMATVANDPIARLQMFNVTPHHHQHSHIHSHLHLHQQDPLHQGSGAHPLAVDPLAAGPHLARFPYPPGAIPNPLLGQPPHEHEMLRHPVFGTPYPRDLPGGLPPPMSAAHQLQAMHAQSAELQRLAMEQQWLHGHHHMHGGPLPGQEDYYSRLKKESDKQL, via the exons AGTAAACGGGACCATCTGCTGATGAATGTGAAATGGTACTACCGCCAGTCAGAGGTGCCCGACTCTGTCTACCAGCACCTGGTGCAGGATCGCAACAATGAGAACG ACTCTGGCCGGGAGCTGGTTATCACAGACCCTGTGGTCCGGAGTCGAGAACTCTTCATCTCTGACTATGTGGACACTTATCATGCTGCTGCTCTCAG GGGGAAATGCAACATTTCCCATTTCTCCGACATTTTTGCTGCCAGGGAGTTCAAAGCCCGCATCGACTCCTTTTTCTATATCCTCGGATATAACCCAGAGACCAG gCGACTAAACAGCACACAAGGGGAAATCCGAGTGGGACCGAGTCACCAA GCCAAGCTTCCAGAGCTACAGCCTTTCCCCTCTCCTGGTGGCCAGGCCGTGACCGAAAATGAAGAGCTGGTCTGGATGCCAGGGGTCAATGACTGTGACCTTCTTATGTACCTCAGAGCCGCAAG GAGCATGGCTGCCTTTGCAGGGATGTGTGACGGAGGCTCAACAGAAGATGGGTGTCTAGCAGCCTCTCGAGACGACACTACATTAAACGCACTTAACACT cttcaTGAGAGCAGCTATGATGCAGGCAAGGCTCTCCAGCGCCTGGTTAAGAAGCCAGTACCCAAACTGATAGAGAAGTGCTGGTCTGAGGATGAAGTG AAGCGCTTCATTAAAGGGTTGAGACAGTTCGGCAAAAACTTCTTCAGGATCCGCAAAGAGCTGCTGCCCAACAAAGAAACG GGAGAGCTAATTACCTTCTACTACTATTGGAAGAAGACCCCCGAGGCGGCCAGTTGTCGAGCCCACCGCAGACACCGCCGTCAGCCCGTCTTCCGCCGCATCAAGACACGAACGGCTTCAACTCCTGTCAACACTCCCTCACGCCCCCCCTCCAGCGAGTTTT tggacCTCAGCTCAGCCAGCGAAGATGACTTTGACAGTGAAGACAGCGAACAGGAGCTGAAGGGCTACGCCTGCCGCCACTGTTTCACTACCA CCTCCAAGGACTGGCACCACGGGGGCCGGGAGAACATCTTGCTGTGCACAGACTGCCGCATTCACTTCAAGAAGTACGGTGAGCTGCCCCCCATCGAGAAGCCTGTGGACCCGCCACCATTTATGTTCAAACCtgtcaaagaggaagaggatggacTCAGCGGGAAGCATAGCATGAGGACCCGACGGAACCGAGGCTCG ATGTCAACGCTACGTAGTGGTCGCAAGAAGCAGACAGCCAGTCCTGATGGCCGAGCCTCGCCTACCAACGAGGATTTGCGCTCCAGCGGACGTACCTCACCCAGCGCGGCAAGTACTGATAGCACTGACAGCAAGACAGACTCCATGAAGAAGCCAAGCAAG AAGATCAAAGAAGAGGCTCCTTCACCTATGAAGAGTGCCAAACGGCAACGAGAGAAGGGAGCTTCAGACACAGAGGAGCCAGAGAGGGCCAGTGCCAAAAAGTCCAAGACACAA GAGCTGAGTCGGCCAGACTCGCCCTCAGAGTGCGAGGGGGAAGGGGAGGGCGAGGGCGAGAGCTCTGATGGGCGCAGCATCAATGAGGAGCTCAGCAGCGATCCTAAAGACATTGACCAGGATAACCGGAGCTCCTCCCCGAGCATCCCCAGCCCCCGTGACAATGAGAGCGACTCAGACTCCtctgcccagcagcagcagcacctgcagAGCCAGCATCCTGCAGTCATCCAGTGTCAGCCAGGCACCTCAGCGGCCTCCTCGGCACCTCCTCCGCCTACGACCTCAGCCCCTTCACTGCCCCCGCAGGTCTCCCCCACAGCGGCTTCCACGTCTCTACCTCCCCAGCCTCTGCCCCAGGCTAGCCCGATGTCTCTTATCCAGTCAGGAGCGTCCCTCCACCCTCAAAGGCTTCCCTCTCCACATTCACCTCTGACTCAGGCTCCGCCTCCTGGCCCTTCAGTCCCACCTCAGTCATTACCCAGCTCGCATCATGGGCCTATGCCTCCCATGCCACATCCACTGCAGCCTGGCCCTTCACACTTGCCTCACCCTCACTCCATGCCCCCTCAGGGCTTCCCTGTGGGTCAGTCTCAGGTCCCTCCCCCACCAATCTCTGGCCAATCACAGCAGAGGCCTCACACACCTCCATCCCAGTCCCAGTCATCTGCTCAGAGTGGAGGCCAGCCTCCCAGAGAGCAGCCCCTGCCGCCTGCCCCATTGTCCATGCCTCATATCAAGCCCCCGCCAACCACACCCATCCCTCAGATACCCAACCCGCAGTCCCACAAACACCCACCCCACGTATCTGCGCCTCCATTTCCTCAGATGCCTTCAAAtctgcctccacctcctgcCCTCAAGCCCCTCAGCTCTTTATCCACCCACCACCCTCCATCGGCACACCCGCCTCCCCTTCAGCTCATGCCTCAGGGGCAGCAGCTTCAGCCTCCCCCAGCCCAGCCTCCAGTTCTCACCCAGTCCCAGAGCCTCCCGCCATCAGCCAGCCACCAGCCTCCTCCAGCCCCTCCACTGCCGCCCTCCGCAGTGGCCTCACACCCCAACGGGCCACCACAGCCGCCATTCTCGTCCCATCCTTTCAATACAGTTCTACCTCCGACCGGCCCTCCCTCATCGTCATCAAACTCTATGCCTGGCTTACAGcctccatcttcctctgctCCATCCTCTTCCATCTCCATGCCGCTCCCCGCCTCAGTCACTTGTGCCGGCCCGGGCCCTGCACTTCCGCCAGTACACATCAAAGAGGAGCCTTTGGACGAGTCAGAAGAGCCGGagagccccccacccccacagaGAAGCCCCTCCCCAGAGCCTACTGTCGTCAATACACCCAGCCATGCCAGCCAGTCAGCACG GTTCTACAAGTACCTGGACCGAGGTTACAACTCGTGCGCTAGGACAGATTTCTACTTCACTCCCCTGGCTTCATCCAAACTGGCCAAGAAACGAGAGGAAGCTCTGGAGAAAGCCAAGAGGGAAGCAGAACAGAAAGcgagggaggagaaggagagagagagggagagggaaaaagagcGAGAAAGAGAGCGGGAACGAGAAAAGGAAGCCGAGCGAGCTGCG AAAGCACCCAGTTCCTCTCACGAAGGCAGAATGGGTGAGCCTCAGATGGCCGGCCCCGCCCACATGCGTCCACCCTTCGACGGCCCGCCCACTACGATCGCAGCTGTGCCTCCATACATTGGCCCCGACACCCCTGCCCTACGCACCCTCAGCGAGTATGCCCGACCCCACGTCATGTCCCCCACCAATCGAAACCACCCCTTCTTTGTGTCCCTCAACCCCGCAGACCCACTGCTGGCCTATCACATGCCCAGCTTGTACAACGCCGACCCGGCCATGCGGGAGCGTGAGCTGCGAGAGCGGGAGATGCGTGAGAGGGAGATTCGCGAGAGGGAGCTGAGGGAAAGGATGAAACCTGGTTTTGAGGTTAAGCCTCCGGAGATGGACACGCTTCACCCCTCTACAAACCCCATGGAGCACTTTGCCCGGCATGGGGCCATCACGTTGCCCCCCATGGCCGGCCCTCACCCTTTCGCCTCGTTCCATCCAGGCTTGAACCCATTAGAGCGTGAGCGGCTGGCCCTCGCTGGGCCCCAGCTGCGGCCAGAAATGAGCTACCCAGAGAGGTTGGCTGCAGAGAGACTCCATGCTGAGAGGATGGCCACAGTGGCCAATGACCCCATCGCCCGTCTGCAGATGTTCAATGTTACGCCGCACCACCACCAGCACTCACATATCCACTcccatctccacctccaccagcaAGATCCCCTTCACCAAG GTTCCGGGGCCCATCCACTGGCAGTAGATCCCCTGGCAGCTGGACCTCACCTGGCCCGCTTCCCTTACCCGCCCGGCGCCATCCCCAACCCTCTCCTGGGCCAGCCGCCTCACGAACACGAGATGCTGCGCCACCCAGTCTTCG GTACTCCATACCCACGGGACCTACCAGGAGGTCTGCCACCGCCCATGTCCGCAGCTCACCAGCTGCAGGCCATGCATGCCCAGTCAGCTGAGCTCCAGAGGCTGGCCATGGAGCAGCAGTGGCTCCACGGACACCATCACATGCACGGAGGACCACTGCCTGGCCAGGAGGACTACTACAG cCGGCTGAAGAAAGAGAGTGACAAGCAGCTGTAA